The Streptomyces sp. NBC_00670 genome window below encodes:
- a CDS encoding outer membrane protein assembly factor BamB family protein, whose amino-acid sequence MSQPPPPPPNQPPSGDSGAPQDPPKKKDPGTPGASGTPDTPGASGAPEAPASAPAPAPAPQSPPPPAPPGFGAPQAPQGPPQAPSPQGFGAPQPPPAGGFGAPQTPPATPPAAPPSAPPSAPPAAPPGQTPPPPPTPPQGPGYGYPQPAPGYGYPQPAPPQQPGYGYPGRPQQPYGQPQYGQQAYGQPGYGQPQPPGYGYPGQQPGYGGYQPPTVPMQPQPGSGRNRNVLWIVVAAVAAIALIVGGGVLYATSGGGDDDKDTASGSSGGKGGDKGDDGTGGGTGGSKGGEKAPANPSAKVLFQLPAPKITDKNEIDSVAGSWLTGSVYAKAAVNKIVGYDADSGDTKWTLDLPGQTCAGTRTTSSDGIAAVISESAKRKNAKDYHPCTEITAFEVATGKKLWSKHVEVSGTEVQFKEATISATTLAVGGGYNGGAAFNLASGKVLWQPKVGNCEDEGYAGGEQLVAVRKCGDYGNERYSVQLLNSKSGAVKWEYKLPAGIDNAKVISTKPVVFGVDSGEITASGVTDVFSLDDKGELRTKITLADGKYEHDCGVNMVEDCHAIAVGNDKLYVPTKQHDGSGDFSRTNEIIAFSLATGKTTGDKIDAGDGYDIFPIRMDGDNVLAFKDGPYDKGAQVVSVDGTSLKETKLLETPASESVIDAISSMVPKTSEMLYTDGRLFLGKDLVSRPYSADEKEYTALGFGAK is encoded by the coding sequence ATGAGCCAGCCGCCGCCCCCGCCGCCGAACCAGCCGCCGTCGGGGGACTCCGGTGCCCCGCAGGACCCGCCGAAGAAGAAGGACCCCGGCACCCCCGGGGCCTCCGGCACCCCTGACACCCCCGGGGCCTCCGGGGCACCCGAGGCGCCCGCTTCCGCCCCGGCGCCCGCCCCGGCCCCGCAGAGCCCGCCGCCGCCCGCGCCCCCGGGCTTCGGCGCGCCCCAGGCACCCCAGGGCCCGCCGCAGGCACCGTCCCCGCAGGGCTTCGGCGCCCCGCAGCCCCCGCCGGCGGGCGGCTTCGGCGCACCCCAGACGCCGCCGGCCACCCCGCCCGCGGCCCCTCCGTCGGCTCCGCCGAGCGCGCCCCCGGCCGCCCCGCCGGGCCAGACGCCGCCGCCCCCGCCCACGCCCCCGCAGGGCCCCGGCTACGGCTACCCGCAGCCGGCCCCGGGCTACGGCTACCCGCAGCCCGCCCCGCCGCAGCAGCCCGGCTACGGCTACCCGGGCCGGCCGCAGCAGCCCTACGGCCAGCCGCAGTACGGGCAGCAGGCGTACGGACAGCCGGGCTACGGCCAGCCGCAGCCGCCCGGGTACGGCTACCCGGGCCAGCAGCCGGGCTACGGCGGCTACCAGCCGCCCACCGTGCCGATGCAGCCGCAGCCGGGCAGTGGCAGGAACCGGAACGTGCTGTGGATCGTCGTCGCGGCGGTCGCCGCGATCGCGCTGATCGTCGGCGGCGGCGTCCTCTACGCCACCTCCGGCGGGGGCGACGACGACAAGGACACCGCCTCCGGCTCCTCCGGCGGCAAGGGCGGCGACAAGGGCGACGACGGCACCGGCGGCGGTACCGGGGGGAGCAAGGGCGGCGAGAAGGCGCCCGCGAACCCGTCCGCCAAGGTCCTCTTCCAGCTCCCCGCGCCGAAGATCACCGACAAGAACGAGATCGACAGCGTCGCCGGCTCCTGGCTGACCGGCTCCGTCTACGCCAAGGCCGCCGTCAACAAGATCGTCGGCTACGACGCGGACTCCGGCGACACCAAGTGGACGCTGGACCTGCCGGGTCAGACCTGCGCCGGCACCCGTACCACCAGTTCGGACGGGATCGCCGCGGTGATCAGCGAGTCCGCGAAGCGGAAGAACGCCAAGGACTACCACCCGTGCACCGAGATCACGGCGTTCGAGGTGGCCACCGGCAAGAAGCTGTGGAGCAAGCACGTCGAGGTGAGCGGCACGGAGGTGCAGTTCAAGGAGGCGACCATCTCCGCCACCACCCTCGCCGTCGGCGGCGGGTACAACGGCGGCGCTGCCTTCAACCTCGCCTCCGGCAAGGTGCTGTGGCAGCCCAAGGTCGGCAACTGCGAGGACGAGGGCTACGCGGGCGGCGAGCAGCTGGTGGCCGTGCGCAAGTGCGGCGACTACGGCAACGAGCGCTACTCCGTGCAGCTGCTCAACTCCAAGTCGGGCGCCGTGAAGTGGGAGTACAAGCTGCCCGCGGGCATCGACAACGCCAAGGTCATCTCCACCAAGCCCGTCGTCTTCGGCGTGGACTCCGGTGAGATCACCGCGAGCGGCGTCACGGACGTCTTCTCGCTGGACGACAAGGGCGAGCTGCGCACGAAGATCACGCTCGCGGACGGCAAGTACGAGCACGACTGCGGCGTGAACATGGTCGAGGACTGCCACGCCATCGCGGTCGGCAACGACAAGCTGTACGTGCCGACCAAGCAGCACGACGGCTCGGGCGACTTCAGCCGGACCAATGAGATCATCGCGTTCTCGCTGGCCACGGGGAAGACCACCGGCGACAAGATCGACGCCGGTGACGGCTACGACATCTTCCCGATCCGCATGGACGGCGACAACGTCCTCGCCTTCAAGGACGGCCCGTACGACAAGGGCGCCCAGGTCGTCTCGGTCGACGGCACGTCGCTGAAGGAGACCAAGCTCCTGGAGACCCCGGCCTCGGAGTCGGTGATCGACGCGATCAGCAGCATGGTCCCCAAGACCTCCGAGATGCTCTACACCGACGGCCGGCTCTTCCTCGGCAAGGATCTCGTCAGCCGGCCGTACTCGGCCGACGAGAAGGAGTACACGGCGCTCGGCTTCGGCGCCAAGTAG
- a CDS encoding outer membrane protein assembly factor BamB family protein, whose amino-acid sequence MTQPTDPPPQGGNGTPRGQQPQPPQGGFGAPQDPRATPAPPPQPPQAPPTPPQTPPQPGYGYPQQPAGPYAPQPQPGPYGGATPPQQPGPYAQPGPYAQPGPYNAPAQPGPYGTAPQPGYGYPQQPPNFPGASTPPPGGGRNPFKGKPAMIVGAAVAVLLLVGGTVWAVTSGGGGDDDKKPVARKSGGATATASDAPVDKGDGSGAGGEDPENLNEGRKDGEAKVLWYKSAPKAPGDGADAPGMWITDKTAVKAVYKELVAYDVGTGDASWDPITFPQKICAVTHQKTDDNKVVVAYMNGVSDNATCNQLQQVDLTTGKKGWSTKVAEGDLFDSTLSLELALTGDTLMVGRSQSGTAYDVNSGKKLWDKKKYGSACFPSAFAGGSKLIAVSSCGATTSDEHDEVQRLDPKTGKAEWTKKIPKGWSVARTYSVDPLVLYLTDEDHKKWNISTLKDDGSVRSQVDVDESFAPECGWAILERDLQGCTGVAADDDTLYLPTEAKTGANEIVAINLDSGKEKWRVKSPAEASMLPMRTEGGKLLAYVEPTYEAGGRVVSVATGGGSHKPSTLLQNPQGTAEIENGFYSRDIDYVDGRFYLSTARLTGSTETKQKLMLAYGK is encoded by the coding sequence ATGACTCAGCCGACGGATCCGCCGCCGCAGGGCGGCAACGGCACACCGCGGGGGCAGCAACCGCAGCCCCCGCAGGGCGGCTTCGGCGCCCCGCAGGACCCGCGCGCGACCCCCGCACCCCCGCCCCAGCCCCCGCAGGCACCGCCCACCCCGCCGCAGACGCCGCCGCAGCCGGGGTACGGCTACCCGCAGCAGCCGGCCGGACCCTACGCGCCCCAGCCCCAGCCGGGGCCGTACGGCGGCGCCACCCCGCCCCAGCAGCCGGGACCGTACGCCCAACCCGGGCCGTACGCGCAGCCGGGACCGTACAACGCCCCCGCCCAGCCGGGCCCCTACGGCACCGCGCCGCAGCCCGGCTACGGCTACCCGCAGCAGCCGCCGAACTTCCCCGGCGCGTCCACGCCGCCGCCCGGTGGTGGCCGGAACCCGTTCAAGGGGAAGCCCGCGATGATCGTCGGCGCCGCCGTGGCGGTGCTGCTGCTCGTCGGCGGCACGGTCTGGGCCGTCACCAGTGGCGGCGGCGGAGACGACGACAAGAAGCCCGTCGCCCGCAAGAGCGGCGGGGCGACGGCCACCGCGAGCGACGCCCCCGTCGACAAGGGCGACGGCAGCGGCGCCGGCGGCGAGGACCCGGAGAACCTCAACGAGGGCCGCAAGGACGGCGAGGCGAAGGTCCTCTGGTACAAGTCGGCCCCCAAGGCGCCGGGCGACGGCGCGGACGCCCCCGGCATGTGGATCACCGACAAGACGGCCGTCAAGGCGGTCTACAAGGAACTGGTGGCCTACGACGTCGGCACCGGCGACGCCTCCTGGGACCCGATCACCTTCCCGCAGAAGATCTGCGCGGTGACGCACCAGAAGACCGACGACAACAAGGTCGTCGTCGCCTACATGAACGGCGTCAGCGACAACGCCACGTGCAACCAGCTCCAGCAGGTGGACCTCACCACCGGCAAGAAGGGCTGGAGCACGAAGGTCGCCGAGGGCGACCTGTTCGACAGCACGCTCTCGCTCGAACTGGCCCTCACCGGGGACACGCTGATGGTCGGCCGCTCGCAGTCCGGCACGGCGTACGACGTCAACTCCGGCAAGAAGCTGTGGGACAAGAAGAAGTACGGCTCCGCCTGCTTCCCCTCGGCGTTCGCGGGCGGCTCGAAGCTGATCGCCGTGTCCTCCTGCGGCGCCACCACCTCCGACGAGCACGACGAGGTGCAGCGGCTCGACCCGAAGACCGGCAAGGCCGAGTGGACGAAGAAGATTCCCAAGGGCTGGTCGGTGGCGCGGACGTACTCCGTCGACCCGTTGGTGCTGTACCTGACCGACGAGGACCACAAGAAGTGGAACATCTCCACCCTCAAGGACGACGGCTCGGTGCGCTCCCAGGTGGACGTGGACGAGTCCTTCGCCCCCGAGTGCGGCTGGGCCATCCTCGAACGTGACCTCCAGGGCTGCACCGGCGTCGCGGCCGACGACGACACCCTCTATCTGCCGACCGAGGCCAAGACCGGCGCCAACGAGATCGTCGCGATCAACCTGGACTCCGGCAAGGAGAAGTGGCGGGTGAAGTCCCCGGCCGAGGCCTCCATGCTGCCGATGCGCACGGAGGGCGGAAAGCTGCTCGCCTACGTCGAGCCGACGTACGAGGCCGGCGGCCGGGTGGTGTCCGTGGCGACGGGCGGCGGCAGCCACAAGCCGAGCACGCTGCTGCAGAACCCGCAGGGCACCGCCGAGATCGAGAACGGCTTCTACTCCCGCGACATCGACTACGTGGACGGCCGCTTCTACCTCTCCACGGCCCGGCTCACCGGCAGCACCGAGACCAAGCAGAAGCTGATGCTCGCCTACGGCAAGTGA
- a CDS encoding ABC-F family ATP-binding cassette domain-containing protein, with product MAVNLVNVESVSKVYGTRALLDEVSLGVSEGDRIGVVGRNGDGKTTLIRMLAKLEEADTGRVTHSGGLRLGVLTQHDSLDPAATVRHEVIGDLADHEWAGNAKVRDVLTGLFGGLDLPGFPQGLDTVIGPLSGGERRRIALAKLLIEEQDLLVLDEPTNHLDVEGIAWLARHLQARRSALVCVTHDRWFLDQVCTRMWDVQKGTVYEYEGGYSDYVFARAERERIAATEETKRQNLVRKELAWLRRGAPARTSKPRFRIEAANELIEDVPPPRDTSELMRFASSRLGKTVVDLEDVTVQAGPKVLLKHVTWQLGPGDRIGLVGVNGAGKTSLLRAMADAAVTEGETQPAGGHIRVGKTVKLAYLSQEVAELRPDLRVLEAVQQVRERVELGKGREMTAGQLCETFGFNKEKQWTPVGDLSGGERRRLQLLRLLMDEPNVLFLDEPTNDLDIETLTQLEDVLDGWPGSMVVISHDRFFVERTTDRVFALLGDGALRMLPRGIDEYLERRERMEKAAEAAAASASAATSPAEGAGRTVSAADVRAAKKELQKIERQLDRVSDKEKALHAAIAEHATDFAKVAELDAELRDLGGQREELEMRWLELAEEV from the coding sequence ATGGCCGTCAACCTCGTCAATGTCGAGTCCGTCAGCAAGGTGTACGGCACGCGTGCGCTGCTCGACGAGGTTTCCCTCGGGGTGTCCGAGGGGGACCGGATCGGGGTCGTCGGGCGCAACGGCGACGGCAAGACCACCCTGATCCGGATGCTCGCCAAGCTGGAGGAGGCCGACACCGGGCGGGTCACGCACTCCGGCGGGCTGCGGCTCGGCGTGCTCACCCAGCACGACTCGCTCGACCCCGCCGCCACCGTCCGGCACGAGGTCATCGGCGACCTGGCCGACCACGAGTGGGCGGGCAACGCCAAGGTCCGTGACGTTCTCACCGGGCTGTTCGGCGGGCTCGACCTGCCGGGCTTCCCGCAGGGCCTGGACACCGTCATCGGCCCGCTCTCCGGCGGCGAGCGCCGCCGCATCGCGCTCGCCAAGCTGCTCATCGAGGAGCAGGACCTGCTCGTCCTGGACGAGCCCACCAACCACCTCGACGTCGAGGGCATCGCCTGGCTCGCCCGCCACCTCCAGGCCCGCCGCTCCGCGCTCGTCTGCGTCACCCACGACCGCTGGTTCCTGGACCAGGTCTGCACCCGCATGTGGGACGTGCAGAAGGGCACGGTCTACGAGTACGAGGGCGGCTACTCCGACTACGTCTTCGCCCGCGCCGAACGCGAGCGCATCGCCGCCACCGAGGAGACCAAGCGGCAGAACCTCGTCCGCAAGGAACTGGCCTGGCTGCGGCGCGGGGCGCCCGCGCGGACGTCGAAGCCGCGGTTCCGTATCGAGGCCGCCAACGAGCTGATCGAGGACGTGCCGCCGCCCCGCGACACCTCCGAGCTGATGCGGTTCGCCTCCTCCCGGCTCGGCAAGACCGTCGTCGACCTCGAGGACGTCACCGTGCAGGCCGGGCCGAAGGTGCTGCTCAAGCACGTCACCTGGCAGCTCGGCCCCGGCGACCGCATCGGCCTCGTCGGCGTCAACGGCGCCGGCAAGACCTCCCTGCTGCGCGCCATGGCCGACGCCGCCGTGACGGAGGGCGAGACACAGCCGGCCGGCGGGCACATCCGCGTCGGCAAGACGGTGAAGCTGGCCTACCTCTCCCAGGAGGTCGCCGAACTCCGCCCCGATCTGCGGGTCCTGGAGGCCGTGCAGCAGGTGCGCGAGCGCGTCGAGCTGGGCAAGGGCCGCGAGATGACCGCCGGTCAGCTCTGCGAGACCTTCGGCTTCAACAAGGAGAAGCAGTGGACGCCGGTCGGCGACCTGTCCGGCGGTGAGCGGCGCCGGCTGCAACTGCTGCGGCTGCTGATGGACGAGCCCAACGTGCTGTTCCTCGACGAGCCCACCAACGACCTCGACATCGAGACCCTCACGCAGCTGGAGGACGTGCTCGACGGGTGGCCCGGCTCGATGGTCGTCATCTCCCACGACCGGTTCTTCGTCGAGCGCACCACCGACCGGGTGTTCGCCCTCCTCGGCGACGGCGCGCTGCGGATGCTGCCGCGCGGGATCGACGAGTACCTGGAGCGGCGCGAGCGGATGGAGAAGGCGGCGGAGGCGGCCGCGGCTTCCGCGTCGGCGGCCACCTCCCCGGCGGAGGGCGCGGGCAGGACCGTCTCCGCGGCCGACGTCCGGGCGGCGAAGAAGGAGTTGCAGAAGATCGAGCGGCAGCTCGACCGGGTCTCCGACAAGGAGAAGGCGCTGCACGCGGCGATCGCCGAGCATGCGACGGACTTCGCGAAGGTCGCCGAACTCGACGCGGAGTTGCGTGACCTCGGCGGTCAGCGCGAGGAGCTCGAGATGCGGTGGCTGGAGTTGGCCGAAGAGGTGTGA
- a CDS encoding 4-(cytidine 5'-diphospho)-2-C-methyl-D-erythritol kinase, giving the protein MSVTVRVPAKVNVQLAVGAARPDGFHDLANVFLAVGLHDEVTATPAPSLRLTCAGPDADQVPLDGTNLAARAALALAERYGVEPAVHLHIAKDIPVAGGMAGGSADAAGALVACDALWGTRAPQEELLALCAELGSDVPFSLVGGAALGTGRGEKLRPLEVGGTFHWVFAVADGGLSTPAVYREFDRLTEGTDVPEPAASEALLSALAKGDATALAATLTNDLQPAALSLRPSLADTLRTGRAAGALAALVSGSGPTTAFLAPDPDTATTVAHALTASGTCRTARTTTAPAPGATVLS; this is encoded by the coding sequence GTGAGCGTCACCGTCCGCGTCCCCGCCAAGGTCAACGTCCAGCTCGCGGTGGGCGCCGCCCGCCCCGACGGGTTCCACGACCTCGCCAACGTCTTCCTCGCCGTCGGCCTCCACGACGAGGTCACCGCGACCCCCGCCCCGTCGCTGCGCCTGACCTGCGCGGGCCCGGACGCCGACCAGGTGCCCCTGGACGGCACGAACCTGGCCGCCCGCGCCGCCCTCGCCCTCGCGGAGCGGTACGGCGTCGAGCCCGCCGTCCACCTGCATATCGCCAAGGACATCCCGGTCGCCGGCGGCATGGCGGGCGGCAGCGCGGACGCGGCCGGCGCGCTCGTGGCCTGCGACGCGCTCTGGGGCACCCGGGCCCCCCAGGAGGAACTCCTCGCCCTCTGCGCCGAGCTGGGCAGCGACGTGCCGTTCAGTCTGGTCGGCGGGGCGGCGCTCGGCACCGGACGCGGGGAGAAGCTGCGACCGCTGGAGGTGGGCGGCACGTTCCACTGGGTCTTCGCGGTCGCCGACGGCGGACTCTCCACCCCGGCGGTCTACCGCGAGTTCGACCGGCTGACGGAGGGCACGGACGTCCCGGAACCGGCGGCCTCCGAGGCCCTGCTGTCCGCCCTGGCCAAGGGCGACGCCACGGCCCTGGCCGCCACCCTCACCAACGACCTCCAGCCCGCCGCCCTCTCGCTGCGCCCGTCCCTCGCCGACACCCTGCGCACCGGCCGGGCGGCCGGCGCCCTGGCGGCCCTGGTCTCCGGCTCGGGCCCGACCACCGCCTTCCTCGCCCCGGACCCGGACACGGCCACGACGGTCGCCCACGCCCTGACCGCCTCCGGCACCTGCCGCACGGCCCGCACGACGACAGCACCGGCGCCGGGGGCGACGGTGCTGTCGTGA
- the rsmA gene encoding 16S rRNA (adenine(1518)-N(6)/adenine(1519)-N(6))-dimethyltransferase RsmA: MSNPSPSDPLLGPADVRELAGALGVRPTKQRGQNFVIDANTVRRIVRTAEVRPADVVVEVGPGLGSLTLALLEVADRVTAVEIDDVLAAALPATVAARMPERADRFTLVHSDALRVTALPGPAPTALVANLPYNVAVPVLLHMLDTFPSIERTLVMVQSEVADRLAAGPGSKVYGVPSVKANWYAEVRRAGAIGRNVFWPAPNVDSGLVSLTRRTEPVRTTAARADVFAVVDAAFAQRRKTLRAALAGWAGSAANAEAALVAAGVSPQARGESLTVEEFARIAENAPHAPQTPKDHAPHKEPGTP, encoded by the coding sequence GTGAGCAACCCCTCCCCCTCCGACCCCCTCCTCGGGCCCGCCGACGTCCGCGAACTCGCGGGCGCGCTCGGCGTGCGGCCCACCAAGCAGCGCGGGCAGAACTTCGTCATCGACGCCAACACCGTGCGGCGCATCGTCCGGACCGCCGAGGTGCGGCCGGCGGACGTCGTCGTGGAGGTGGGACCCGGGCTCGGCTCGCTCACCCTCGCCCTGCTGGAGGTGGCCGACCGCGTCACCGCCGTCGAGATCGACGACGTGCTCGCCGCCGCGCTGCCCGCCACCGTCGCCGCCCGGATGCCGGAGCGCGCCGACCGCTTCACGCTCGTGCACTCCGACGCCCTGCGGGTCACCGCACTGCCGGGGCCCGCCCCGACCGCGCTCGTCGCCAATCTGCCGTACAACGTGGCCGTGCCCGTGCTGCTGCACATGCTCGACACGTTCCCGAGCATCGAGCGCACGCTCGTGATGGTGCAGTCCGAGGTCGCCGACCGGCTCGCCGCCGGGCCCGGCTCCAAGGTGTACGGCGTGCCGTCGGTCAAGGCCAACTGGTACGCGGAGGTCAGGCGGGCGGGCGCGATCGGGCGCAACGTCTTCTGGCCCGCGCCGAACGTCGACTCCGGGCTCGTCTCCCTCACCCGCCGCACCGAGCCGGTCAGGACGACCGCCGCCAGGGCCGACGTCTTCGCCGTCGTCGACGCGGCCTTCGCCCAGCGCCGCAAGACGCTGCGCGCCGCCCTCGCCGGCTGGGCCGGGTCCGCGGCGAACGCGGAGGCCGCGCTGGTCGCCGCCGGTGTCTCGCCGCAGGCGCGCGGCGAGTCCCTGACGGTGGAGGAGTTCGCGCGCATCGCGGAGAACGCGCCGCACGCCCCCCAGACCCCGAAGGATCACGCCCCGCACAAGGAGCCCGGCACCCCGTGA
- a CDS encoding TatD family hydrolase, with amino-acid sequence MPSHTDKNAAPPLPEPLRVPVADSHTHLDMQSGTVEEGLARAASVGVTTVVQVGCDLNGSRWAAETAAAYDAVHAAVALHPNEAPRIVHGDPDGWSRQAAREPGGDAALDDALAEIDRLAALPQVKGVGETGLDYFRTGPEGKDAQERSFRAHIEIAKRHGKALVIHDRDAHADVLRLLKEEGAPERTVFHCYSGDAAMAEECARHGYYMSFAGNVTFKNAQNLRDALAVAPLELVLVETDAPFLTPAPYRGRPNAPYLVPVTLRAMAEVRGTDEDALAGAIAANTARAFGY; translated from the coding sequence ATGCCTTCGCACACCGACAAGAACGCCGCGCCGCCGCTCCCGGAGCCCCTCCGGGTGCCGGTCGCGGACTCCCACACCCATCTCGACATGCAGTCCGGCACGGTGGAGGAGGGCCTCGCCCGGGCCGCGTCGGTGGGTGTGACCACGGTCGTGCAGGTGGGCTGCGATCTGAACGGCTCCCGCTGGGCCGCCGAGACCGCCGCCGCGTACGACGCCGTCCACGCCGCCGTCGCCCTGCACCCGAACGAGGCGCCCCGCATCGTCCACGGTGACCCCGATGGCTGGTCCCGGCAGGCCGCCCGCGAGCCCGGCGGGGACGCCGCCCTCGACGACGCGCTCGCCGAGATCGACCGTCTCGCCGCCCTTCCGCAGGTCAAGGGCGTCGGCGAGACCGGGCTCGACTACTTCCGCACCGGCCCGGAGGGCAAGGACGCGCAGGAGCGGTCCTTCCGCGCGCACATCGAGATCGCCAAGCGGCACGGCAAGGCGCTCGTCATCCACGACCGCGACGCCCACGCGGACGTGCTGCGCCTGCTGAAGGAGGAGGGCGCCCCCGAGCGCACGGTCTTCCACTGCTACTCCGGGGACGCGGCGATGGCCGAGGAGTGCGCCCGGCACGGGTATTACATGTCGTTCGCGGGCAACGTCACGTTCAAGAACGCCCAGAACCTGCGGGACGCGCTCGCCGTGGCCCCGCTGGAGCTGGTCCTCGTCGAGACCGACGCCCCCTTCCTGACCCCGGCGCCCTACCGGGGCCGTCCCAACGCCCCCTACCTCGTGCCGGTCACGCTGCGCGCGATGGCCGAGGTGCGGGGGACGGACGAGGACGCGCTGGCCGGGGCGATCGCGGCGAACACGGCGCGGGCGTTCGGCTACTGA
- a CDS encoding ubiquitin-like domain-containing protein translates to MRWPGPDQHTSERVVVNTSPYAPLYVPAPRRGARRKPPARPDAVRRLVPQALVVAFLAGGTTAFVAKDKAVELNVDGERRTLHTFADDVTGLLAEQGLDTGAHDLVVPAPGTALSSGDEIDVRHGRPLRLTLDGRHHRVWTTARTVEGALRELGVRVEGAYLSVARSRRIGREGLALDVRTERTVTVMADGRERHVRTNAATVREAVAQAGVALHGEDTTSVAPDSFPRDGQTVTVLRVRGHREVREEPIPFEERRTDDPTLFRGTEVVDSAGRAGVRRVTYGVRTVNGVRQTPRHLRTEVVRQPEPRVVRVGTRPLPASVAGAEGLDWGALAQCESGGRADAVDPSGTYGGLYQFDVRTWHDLGGQGRPESAPADEQTYRAKRLYVHRGSAPWPHCGSRLGA, encoded by the coding sequence TTGCGCTGGCCCGGTCCGGACCAGCACACCTCGGAGCGCGTCGTCGTGAACACCTCCCCGTACGCCCCCCTGTACGTTCCCGCCCCGCGGCGGGGCGCCCGGCGCAAGCCCCCGGCGCGTCCCGACGCCGTGCGCCGGCTGGTGCCGCAGGCGCTGGTCGTCGCGTTCCTCGCGGGCGGTACGACGGCGTTCGTGGCCAAGGACAAGGCGGTCGAGCTGAACGTCGACGGCGAGCGGCGCACCCTGCACACCTTCGCCGACGACGTCACCGGGCTCCTCGCCGAGCAGGGCCTCGACACCGGCGCCCACGACCTGGTCGTCCCCGCCCCCGGCACCGCGCTGAGCAGCGGTGACGAGATCGACGTACGGCACGGGCGGCCCCTGCGGCTCACGCTCGACGGGCGGCACCACCGGGTGTGGACGACGGCGCGCACGGTCGAGGGGGCGCTGCGGGAGCTGGGGGTGCGGGTGGAGGGCGCGTACCTGTCGGTCGCGCGCTCCCGGCGCATCGGGCGCGAGGGGCTCGCGCTGGACGTGCGCACCGAGCGGACGGTGACGGTCATGGCGGACGGCCGCGAGCGGCACGTGCGCACGAACGCGGCGACCGTGCGGGAGGCGGTGGCGCAGGCCGGGGTCGCCCTGCACGGGGAGGACACGACGTCGGTCGCGCCGGACAGCTTCCCCCGGGACGGGCAGACGGTGACCGTGCTGCGGGTGCGGGGGCACCGGGAGGTGCGCGAGGAGCCGATCCCGTTCGAGGAACGGCGCACGGACGATCCGACGCTGTTCCGGGGCACGGAGGTCGTGGACAGCGCGGGGCGCGCGGGCGTGCGCCGAGTGACGTACGGCGTCCGCACGGTCAACGGGGTCCGGCAGACCCCGCGGCATCTGCGTACGGAGGTGGTGCGGCAGCCGGAGCCGAGGGTGGTGCGGGTGGGGACCCGGCCGCTGCCGGCGTCCGTGGCGGGGGCGGAGGGGCTGGACTGGGGCGCGCTGGCGCAGTGCGAGTCGGGGGGCCGTGCGGACGCGGTGGATCCGTCCGGGACGTACGGGGGGCTCTACCAGTTCGACGTCCGCACCTGGCACGACCTCGGCGGCCAGGGCCGCCCGGAGTCCGCGCCGGCGGACGAACAGACGTACCGGGCGAAGAGGCTGTACGTCCACCGGGGTTCGGCGCCGTGGCCCCACTGTGGTTCGCGGTTGGGCGCGTGA
- the rsmI gene encoding 16S rRNA (cytidine(1402)-2'-O)-methyltransferase has protein sequence MTGTLVLAGTPIGDVADAPPRLAQELASADVVAAEDTRRLRRLTQALGVQPAGRVVSYFEGNESARTPELVEALVGGARVLLVTDAGMPSVSDPGYRLVAAAVERDVRVTAVPGPSAVLTALALSGLPVDRFCFEGFPPRKAGERLARLREVADERRTLVYFEAPHRLDDTLAAMAEVFGAERRAAVCRELTKTYEEVRRGGLGELAAWAAEGVRGEITVVVEGAPERAAEALDAAELVRRVRVREDAGERRKEAIAAVASAAGVPKREVFDAVVAAKHAAG, from the coding sequence GTGACTGGAACTCTCGTACTCGCCGGCACGCCCATCGGTGACGTGGCCGACGCCCCGCCCCGGCTCGCCCAGGAACTGGCCTCGGCCGACGTCGTCGCCGCGGAGGACACCCGGCGGCTGCGCCGGCTCACGCAGGCCCTCGGGGTGCAGCCGGCGGGGCGTGTCGTGTCGTACTTCGAGGGCAACGAGAGCGCCCGGACGCCGGAGCTGGTGGAGGCGCTGGTGGGCGGCGCCCGGGTGCTGCTGGTCACCGACGCGGGCATGCCGTCGGTCTCCGACCCCGGGTACCGGCTGGTGGCGGCGGCCGTGGAGCGGGACGTGCGGGTGACGGCGGTGCCGGGGCCGTCGGCGGTGCTCACCGCGCTCGCCCTGTCCGGGCTGCCGGTGGACCGGTTCTGCTTCGAGGGGTTCCCGCCGCGCAAGGCGGGCGAGCGGCTCGCCCGGCTGCGGGAGGTCGCGGACGAGCGCCGCACCCTCGTCTACTTCGAGGCGCCGCACCGCCTCGACGACACGCTCGCCGCGATGGCGGAGGTCTTCGGCGCGGAGCGGCGGGCGGCGGTCTGCCGCGAGTTGACCAAGACGTACGAGGAGGTCAGGCGCGGCGGCCTGGGCGAACTGGCGGCGTGGGCGGCGGAGGGGGTGCGCGGGGAGATCACGGTGGTGGTCGAGGGCGCGCCCGAGCGGGCGGCGGAGGCGCTGGACGCGGCGGAACTGGTGCGGCGGGTGCGCGTCCGCGAGGACGCGGGCGAACGCCGGAAGGAGGCGATCGCGGCGGTCGCCTCCGCGGCGGGCGTCCCGAAGAGGGAGGTCTTCGACGCGGTGGTCGCGGCGAAGCACGCGGCTGGTTAG